A single window of Eleginops maclovinus isolate JMC-PN-2008 ecotype Puerto Natales chromosome 19, JC_Emac_rtc_rv5, whole genome shotgun sequence DNA harbors:
- the tdh2 gene encoding L-threonine dehydrogenase 2 isoform X1 translates to MQPGVFVPTAAALGPFCRDCLSRARSLPRLSLSGLHRQMSRWNTRDSSSPLPSQDNPRILITGGLGQLGTGLAQILRKHYGKDNVILSDIKKPQPDVVESGPFLYADVLDYKHLRELIVNNRITWLVHYSALLSAVGEANVALARKINITGLHNVLDLALENCLRLFVPSTIGAFGPSSPRDPAPDLCVQRPRTIYGVSKVHGELMGEYLHHKYGLDFRCLRYPGVISVNTPPGGGTTDYAVQIFHDALSTGHHECYLRPDTRLPMMHISDCHRATIEFMQAPDCQLSLRTYNIAAMSFTPEEVAEEIRKHLPHLKVTYNPDSVRQTIADSWPVRFDDTNARRDWGWAPDYTLEELVSDMLRSIREKRTNEGLPDS, encoded by the exons ATGCAACCGGGGGTCTTTGTGCCCACTGCGGCTGCGCTGGGCCCGTTTTGCCGAGATTGTCTCAGCAGGGCACGGAGTTTGCCCAGACTCAGCCTCAGTGGTTTGCACAGGCAGATGAGCAGGTGGAACACCCGGGACTCCAGCAGCCCCCTACCTTCACAGGATAACCCCCGTATCCTCATCACAG GTGGTCTTGGGCAGTTAGGTACGGGACTGGCACAGATACTGAG AAAACATTACGGAAAGGACAATGTGATCCTGTCAGACATTAAGAAGCCTCAACCTGATGTTGTGGAGAGTG GTCCGTTTTTATACGCTGATGTCTTGGACTACAAACATCTCAGAGAACTGATTGTAAATAATCGCATCACTTGGCTGGTCCACTACAGCGCTCTGCTTAGTGCTGTAGGGGAAGCCAATGTGGCTTTAGCACGCAAGATCAACATCACAG GGCTTCATAACGTGCTGGACTTGGCACTAGAGAACTGCCTGCGCCTCTTTGTCCCCAGCACCATTGGAGCGTTTGGCCCCTCTTCTCCACGTGACCCTGCCCCTGACCTCTGTGTCCAAAGACCTCGAACTATCTATGGCGTGTCCAAAGTTCATGGAGAACTGATGGGGGAG taTCTCCATCATAAATATGGTTTGGACTTCCGCTGCCTACGTTACCCAGGTGTGATATCAGTCAACACACCCCCCGGGGGAGGAACTACAG ACTATGCCGTTCAAATCTTCCACGATGCTCTCAGCACAGGGCACCATGAGTGCTACTTGCGTCCCGACACCCGCCTTCCCATGATGCATATCTCTGACTGCCACCGTGCCACAATAGAGTTCATGCAGGCACCAGATTGCCAGCTGTCTCTGCGTACCTACAACATTGCTGCCATGAGCTTCACTCCAGAGGAAGTGGCCGAGGAGATCCGCAAACATCTCCCTCACCTCAAAGTCACCTACAATCCTGACTCTGTCCGCCAGACCATCG CAGACAGCTGGCCCGTGAGGTTTGACGACACCAATGCCAGGAGAGATTGGGGCTGGGCACCAGATTACACACTTGAGGAGCTGGTGTCAGACATGCTGAGATCCATTCGAGAGAAGAGGACAAACGAGGGTTTGCCAGACAGCTAG
- the tdh2 gene encoding L-threonine dehydrogenase 2 isoform X2 produces the protein MQPGVFVPTAAALGPFCRDCLSRARSLPRLSLSGLHRQMSRWNTRDSSSPLPSQDNPRILITGGLGQLGTGLAQILRKHYGKDNVILSDIKKPQPDVVESGPFLYADVLDYKHLRELIVNNRITWLVHYSALLSAVGEANVALARKINITGLHNVLDLALENCLRLFVPSTIGAFGPSSPRDPAPDLCVQRPRTIYGVSKVHGELMGEYLHHKYGLDFRCLRYPGVISVNTPPGGGTTDYAVQIFHDALSTGHHECYLRPDTRLPMMHISDCHRATIEFMQAPDCQLSLRTYNIAAMSFTPEEVAEEIRKHLPHLKVTYNPDSVRQTIGRTCRQLAREV, from the exons ATGCAACCGGGGGTCTTTGTGCCCACTGCGGCTGCGCTGGGCCCGTTTTGCCGAGATTGTCTCAGCAGGGCACGGAGTTTGCCCAGACTCAGCCTCAGTGGTTTGCACAGGCAGATGAGCAGGTGGAACACCCGGGACTCCAGCAGCCCCCTACCTTCACAGGATAACCCCCGTATCCTCATCACAG GTGGTCTTGGGCAGTTAGGTACGGGACTGGCACAGATACTGAG AAAACATTACGGAAAGGACAATGTGATCCTGTCAGACATTAAGAAGCCTCAACCTGATGTTGTGGAGAGTG GTCCGTTTTTATACGCTGATGTCTTGGACTACAAACATCTCAGAGAACTGATTGTAAATAATCGCATCACTTGGCTGGTCCACTACAGCGCTCTGCTTAGTGCTGTAGGGGAAGCCAATGTGGCTTTAGCACGCAAGATCAACATCACAG GGCTTCATAACGTGCTGGACTTGGCACTAGAGAACTGCCTGCGCCTCTTTGTCCCCAGCACCATTGGAGCGTTTGGCCCCTCTTCTCCACGTGACCCTGCCCCTGACCTCTGTGTCCAAAGACCTCGAACTATCTATGGCGTGTCCAAAGTTCATGGAGAACTGATGGGGGAG taTCTCCATCATAAATATGGTTTGGACTTCCGCTGCCTACGTTACCCAGGTGTGATATCAGTCAACACACCCCCCGGGGGAGGAACTACAG ACTATGCCGTTCAAATCTTCCACGATGCTCTCAGCACAGGGCACCATGAGTGCTACTTGCGTCCCGACACCCGCCTTCCCATGATGCATATCTCTGACTGCCACCGTGCCACAATAGAGTTCATGCAGGCACCAGATTGCCAGCTGTCTCTGCGTACCTACAACATTGCTGCCATGAGCTTCACTCCAGAGGAAGTGGCCGAGGAGATCCGCAAACATCTCCCTCACCTCAAAGTCACCTACAATCCTGACTCTGTCCGCCAGACCATCGGTAGGACATG CAGACAGCTGGCCCGTGAGGTTTGA
- the zgc:154055 gene encoding myotubularin-related protein 9 isoform X2, with protein MEFSEHIKTANVEDVVLRQPLHPPGRGTLCITGHHLLFSDREEGSCRQVLLLLRNIDAIEKRLSGSSGTITIKCKDLRVFQLDIPGMEECLNIARSIETLSCLDIVSEMYPFFYRPSNASLRDQCGLSSPERHYSQMKELHDRWRLSTVNRDFSVCPSYPQAVIVPKSTDDDMLEKVAKFRQGGRFPVLCYYHKKNGMVIMRSSQPLMGANRKRCREDEQLLLAVIDGSDKGYIIDTRSSQQALQAQMTGGGFESKSCYSSWKRLQRQMERGKALQESLIKLVEACGDESNNMDRWLSKLENSKWLSHVQTALSTAGLVAECVERDGHSVLVHGSEGTDSTLLISTLAQLIMDPGCRTLEGFLTLLEREWIQAGHPFQKRCAHSAYSHARLQQESPVFLLLLDCVWQLWQQFPLALGFSETLLLRLSTEAYVSDYGTFLCNNQQERCALGVKENTHCLFQALLRPGERDCYSNPLYEHTELAIWPSVHPQSLHLWRGFFLRWTPQTHHLEEAQEEIRNMVIEWGKLALS; from the exons ATGGAGTTTTCTGAACACATCAAGACCGCCAATGTGGAGGATGTTGTGCTCCGGCAGCCTCTCCATCCACCGGGCAGAGGCACCCTGTGCATCACCGGACACCACCTGCTGTTTTCGGACAGGGAGGAGGGGAGCTGCCGGCAGGTTCTGCTGTTACTCAGAAACATCGATGCCATAGAGAAAAG gtTATCTGGATCTTCAGGGACAATTACCATCAAGTGTAAAGATCTTCGTGTGTTCCAGCTTGACATCCCAGGCATGGAGGAGTGTCTCAACATTGCACGCTCTATTGAG ACACTGTCCTGTCTGGATATAGTGTCGGAGATGTATCCTTTCTTTTACAGACCTTCAAATGCCAGTCTGCGGGACCAGTGTGGTCTCTCGTCCCCTGAAAGGCACTACAGTCAAATGAAGGAACTT CATGATCGCTGGAGACTGAGCACCGTGAACAGAGACTTCTCAGTGTGTCCCTCTTACCCTCAAGCTGTTATTGTCCCTAAGAGTACAGACGATGACATGCTGGAGAAGGTGGCAAAATTCAGACAGGGAGGGCGCTTCCCTGTGCTCTGCTACTACCACAAGAAAAATGGCATG GTAATCATGCGCAGCAGTCAGCCGTTAATGGGAGCCAATAGGAAGCGCTGCAGGGAAGATGAGCAGCTCCTCCTGGCTGTGATTGACGGCTCAGATAAAGGTTACATTATCGACACACGCTCAAGCCAGCAGGCGTTGCAGGCCCAAATGACAGGTGGAGGATTTGAGTCCAAATCGTGTTATAGCAGCTGGAAGAGACtgcagagacagatggagag GGGTAAAGCACTGCAGGAGAGTCTGATTAAACTGGTGGAGGCCTGCGGAGACGAGTCCAATAATATGGACCGTTGGCTCAGTAAGCTTGAAAATTCAAAGTGGCTGTCTCACGTCCAAACTGCTCTGTCAACGGCTGGCCTGGTGGCAGAGTGTGTGGAGAG GGACGGTCATTCAGTCCTGGTGCACGGCTCTGAGGGGACAGACTCCACTTTGCTCATCAGCACTCTGGCTCAGCTAATCATGGACCCGGGCTGCCGCACACTGGAGGGCTTCCTGACTCTGCTGGAGAGGGAGTGGAtacag GCAGGTCACCCGTTTCAGAAGCGTTGTGCCCACTCGGCTTACTCCCACGCCCGCCTCCAGCAGGAGTCCCCggtcttcctgctgctgctggactgTGTGTGGCAGCTGTGGCAGCAGTTCCCCCTGGCGCTAGGCTTCTCTGAAACGCTGCTCCTCCGGCTGTCCACCGAAGCCTACGTGTCTGACTACGGCACCTTCCTGTGTAACAACCAGCAGGAGAG GTGTGCTCTGGGAGTGAAGGAGAACACTCACTGTTTGTTCCAGGCTCTGCTGAGGCCCGGGGAGAGGGACTGCTACTCTAACCCACTGTACGAGCACACCGAGCTGGCCATCTGGCCTTCAGTCCACCCTCAGTCGCTGCATCTTTGGAGAG GCTTTTTTCTGAGGTGGACCCCACAGACTCATCACTTAGAAGAAGCTCAAGAGGAAATCAGGAACATGGTCATTGAGTGGGGGAAGCTGGCTCTCAGCTGA
- the zgc:154055 gene encoding myotubularin-related protein 9 isoform X1, which yields MEFSEHIKTANVEDVVLRQPLHPPGRGTLCITGHHLLFSDREEGSCRQVLLLLRNIDAIEKSVENLLTYSSLFSNAGLSQRLSGSSGTITIKCKDLRVFQLDIPGMEECLNIARSIETLSCLDIVSEMYPFFYRPSNASLRDQCGLSSPERHYSQMKELHDRWRLSTVNRDFSVCPSYPQAVIVPKSTDDDMLEKVAKFRQGGRFPVLCYYHKKNGMVIMRSSQPLMGANRKRCREDEQLLLAVIDGSDKGYIIDTRSSQQALQAQMTGGGFESKSCYSSWKRLQRQMERGKALQESLIKLVEACGDESNNMDRWLSKLENSKWLSHVQTALSTAGLVAECVERDGHSVLVHGSEGTDSTLLISTLAQLIMDPGCRTLEGFLTLLEREWIQAGHPFQKRCAHSAYSHARLQQESPVFLLLLDCVWQLWQQFPLALGFSETLLLRLSTEAYVSDYGTFLCNNQQERCALGVKENTHCLFQALLRPGERDCYSNPLYEHTELAIWPSVHPQSLHLWRGFFLRWTPQTHHLEEAQEEIRNMVIEWGKLALS from the exons ATGGAGTTTTCTGAACACATCAAGACCGCCAATGTGGAGGATGTTGTGCTCCGGCAGCCTCTCCATCCACCGGGCAGAGGCACCCTGTGCATCACCGGACACCACCTGCTGTTTTCGGACAGGGAGGAGGGGAGCTGCCGGCAGGTTCTGCTGTTACTCAGAAACATCGATGCCATAGAGAAAAG TGTGGAAAACCTTTTGACCTACTCCAGCCTCTTCTCTAACGCAGGCCTCAGTCAAAG gtTATCTGGATCTTCAGGGACAATTACCATCAAGTGTAAAGATCTTCGTGTGTTCCAGCTTGACATCCCAGGCATGGAGGAGTGTCTCAACATTGCACGCTCTATTGAG ACACTGTCCTGTCTGGATATAGTGTCGGAGATGTATCCTTTCTTTTACAGACCTTCAAATGCCAGTCTGCGGGACCAGTGTGGTCTCTCGTCCCCTGAAAGGCACTACAGTCAAATGAAGGAACTT CATGATCGCTGGAGACTGAGCACCGTGAACAGAGACTTCTCAGTGTGTCCCTCTTACCCTCAAGCTGTTATTGTCCCTAAGAGTACAGACGATGACATGCTGGAGAAGGTGGCAAAATTCAGACAGGGAGGGCGCTTCCCTGTGCTCTGCTACTACCACAAGAAAAATGGCATG GTAATCATGCGCAGCAGTCAGCCGTTAATGGGAGCCAATAGGAAGCGCTGCAGGGAAGATGAGCAGCTCCTCCTGGCTGTGATTGACGGCTCAGATAAAGGTTACATTATCGACACACGCTCAAGCCAGCAGGCGTTGCAGGCCCAAATGACAGGTGGAGGATTTGAGTCCAAATCGTGTTATAGCAGCTGGAAGAGACtgcagagacagatggagag GGGTAAAGCACTGCAGGAGAGTCTGATTAAACTGGTGGAGGCCTGCGGAGACGAGTCCAATAATATGGACCGTTGGCTCAGTAAGCTTGAAAATTCAAAGTGGCTGTCTCACGTCCAAACTGCTCTGTCAACGGCTGGCCTGGTGGCAGAGTGTGTGGAGAG GGACGGTCATTCAGTCCTGGTGCACGGCTCTGAGGGGACAGACTCCACTTTGCTCATCAGCACTCTGGCTCAGCTAATCATGGACCCGGGCTGCCGCACACTGGAGGGCTTCCTGACTCTGCTGGAGAGGGAGTGGAtacag GCAGGTCACCCGTTTCAGAAGCGTTGTGCCCACTCGGCTTACTCCCACGCCCGCCTCCAGCAGGAGTCCCCggtcttcctgctgctgctggactgTGTGTGGCAGCTGTGGCAGCAGTTCCCCCTGGCGCTAGGCTTCTCTGAAACGCTGCTCCTCCGGCTGTCCACCGAAGCCTACGTGTCTGACTACGGCACCTTCCTGTGTAACAACCAGCAGGAGAG GTGTGCTCTGGGAGTGAAGGAGAACACTCACTGTTTGTTCCAGGCTCTGCTGAGGCCCGGGGAGAGGGACTGCTACTCTAACCCACTGTACGAGCACACCGAGCTGGCCATCTGGCCTTCAGTCCACCCTCAGTCGCTGCATCTTTGGAGAG GCTTTTTTCTGAGGTGGACCCCACAGACTCATCACTTAGAAGAAGCTCAAGAGGAAATCAGGAACATGGTCATTGAGTGGGGGAAGCTGGCTCTCAGCTGA
- the fam167b gene encoding protein FAM167A, translating into MDFKEFGAESEGDTEDLDSVKALAQKLKLQTRRPSYLEWQERVQSGPWKESHPAAEGPCSGGTEVSAPAILRNENSELVVRNICGFDTIDDALEFLRKELREMQVQDNLLARQLIRLRVEIHRLKVEQVCGRHKEMLDDATYELEECGEESDLLCDIPMKAAFALSTPLKHLGLTKMNINSRRFSLC; encoded by the exons ATGGATTTCAAAGAGTTTGGAGCTGAGTCGGAGGGAGACACGGAGGATCTGGACAGCGTGAAAGCACTCGCACAGAAGCTGAAGCTGCAGACCCGCAGACCGTCCTATCTTGAGTGGCAGGAGCGGGTACAGAGTGGACCGTGGAAGGAGAGTCACCCTGCAGCAGAAGGCCCGTGCTCTGGAGGAACAGAAGTCTCCGCGCCGGCAATCCTGAGGAATGAGAACTCAGAGCTGGTTGTGCGCAACATCTGTGGCTTTGACACCATTGATGATGCTTTGGAGTTTCTAAGGAAAGAGCTG AGGGAGATGCAGGTTCAGGACAATCTCCTGGCCCGTCAGCTGATCCGTCTGCGTGTGGAGATCCACCGACTGAAAGTGGAGCAAGTGTGCGGGCGCCATAAGGAGATGCTGGACGATGCCACGTACGAGCTGGAGGAGTGTGGCGAGGAGTCGGACCTGCTGTGTGACATCCCCATGAAGGCAGCCTTTGCCCTATCGACCCCGCTCAAACACCTTGGCCTTACCAAGATGAACATCAACTCCAGACGTTTCTCACTCTGTTAA